The proteins below are encoded in one region of Pontibacter deserti:
- a CDS encoding DUF2905 domain-containing protein, with amino-acid sequence MQPVGKYIVIVGVVIVVLGLLIWFAGDKLNWFGNLPGDIKVEKKNVRVYFPITTMLLLSALLSLLLWLFRKFF; translated from the coding sequence ATGCAGCCTGTCGGGAAATATATAGTTATAGTTGGCGTAGTTATAGTAGTGCTTGGGCTGCTTATCTGGTTTGCCGGCGATAAACTCAATTGGTTCGGTAACCTGCCCGGCGATATTAAAGTGGAGAAGAAGAACGTACGGGTTTACTTTCCGATCACGACAATGTTATTGCTGAGTGCGCTGCTTTCACTGCTGCTGTGGCTGTTCAGGAAGTTCTTCTAA
- a CDS encoding YdcF family protein, with amino-acid sequence MFFLLSKLLHLFLMPFLWVLLFLILALLLKKPKYKRSFLFLSLGILIVFSNPFLENEAWRAWEVAAIPVNKVKHYDVAIILTGVTGYREDIPDRIHTHKGADRFLHPLQLYRLGKIDQFLISGGDGRVTGTAVPEAEQIEKVLLMAGVDEEDIITESNSRNTYENAKHTAKLLQKHPEWKTRLLVTSAYHMRRSQSCFTKAGIKADVYSTDFYSGPRYFTPDELIVPNAGSLSNWHLLIHEIAGYVMYKLMGYL; translated from the coding sequence ATGTTCTTCCTGCTATCTAAGTTGCTGCACCTTTTCCTGATGCCCTTTCTGTGGGTGCTGCTGTTTCTGATCCTGGCCCTTTTGCTGAAAAAGCCGAAGTATAAGCGAAGTTTTTTATTCTTGTCGCTGGGTATACTTATAGTCTTTTCAAATCCTTTTCTGGAGAATGAAGCCTGGCGGGCCTGGGAAGTTGCCGCTATTCCGGTTAATAAAGTAAAGCATTACGATGTGGCCATTATACTTACCGGCGTTACCGGCTATCGCGAAGACATACCTGACCGCATCCACACACACAAAGGGGCCGACAGGTTCCTGCACCCGCTACAACTATACCGCTTAGGCAAAATAGACCAGTTCCTGATCTCAGGTGGTGATGGAAGAGTAACCGGAACAGCCGTACCGGAAGCGGAACAAATAGAAAAAGTGTTGCTGATGGCAGGTGTGGACGAAGAAGATATTATAACCGAAAGCAATAGCCGCAATACCTACGAAAACGCGAAACACACAGCAAAACTACTGCAGAAGCATCCCGAGTGGAAAACCCGGCTTCTTGTAACATCTGCTTACCACATGCGCCGCTCTCAGTCTTGTTTTACAAAAGCAGGTATAAAAGCCGATGTGTATAGCACCGATTTTTATTCTGGGCCACGCTACTTTACTCCTGATGAGCTTATAGTTCCCAATGCAGGCTCACTCAGCAACTGGCACCTGCTCATCCACGAAATTGCCGGCTATGTTATGTATAAACTGATGGGATATTTATGA
- a CDS encoding NAD-dependent succinate-semialdehyde dehydrogenase codes for MAIQTMNPATNEVVKTFEPHTSEEVTQKIEAADKAFLSWRKTSFAERARLMQKCADILEQDAEKYGRIITLEMGKPLKDSIAEIKKCATACHYYADNAEDFLKDETIETKAEKSLIAYEPLGVILAVMPWNFPFWQVFRFLAPALMAGNTGLLKHASNVPQCALAIEEIVRNAGFPEDVFYTLLIGSKEVDAVIGHPAVKAVTLTGSEAAGAHVAATAGKEIKKTVLELGGSDPFIVLDDADLELASENAMKSRMVNTGQSCIAAKRFIVVEIIADAFLEKMKQKMAALKTGDPLKDDCDYGPMARPDLAEELEEQVNRSVEKGAEVVLDGGREGKDSAYFKPMILKNVKPGMPAYEEEMFGPVAAFIVAKDEEDAIRIANDSRFGLAGSVWTKDQERGLKVARQVESGAVFVNAMVASSPEMPFGGIKKSGYGRELSYVGIREFVNQKSIWVGAGPSNKQGD; via the coding sequence ATGGCCATACAAACTATGAATCCGGCCACCAACGAGGTGGTAAAAACTTTCGAACCGCACACGTCTGAAGAAGTTACCCAGAAAATAGAAGCTGCCGATAAAGCCTTCCTAAGCTGGCGTAAAACTAGTTTTGCAGAGCGCGCCAGACTCATGCAAAAGTGCGCCGACATACTGGAACAAGATGCAGAAAAATATGGCCGCATCATTACCCTGGAAATGGGCAAACCCCTGAAAGATAGTATCGCAGAGATTAAGAAATGCGCTACCGCCTGCCACTACTATGCCGACAATGCAGAAGATTTTCTGAAGGATGAAACTATAGAAACCAAAGCAGAAAAAAGCCTGATCGCTTACGAACCGCTGGGGGTTATATTGGCTGTTATGCCCTGGAATTTCCCGTTCTGGCAGGTATTTCGTTTTCTGGCGCCTGCACTTATGGCTGGCAATACCGGTTTACTGAAACATGCTTCCAACGTACCCCAATGTGCACTGGCAATTGAGGAAATTGTTCGTAATGCTGGCTTCCCCGAAGATGTGTTTTATACCTTACTGATAGGCTCAAAAGAAGTAGATGCTGTGATCGGACACCCGGCAGTAAAAGCTGTAACCCTGACTGGTAGTGAAGCTGCAGGTGCACACGTAGCCGCCACAGCGGGCAAAGAGATAAAGAAAACGGTACTCGAACTGGGCGGCAGTGATCCATTTATAGTTTTAGATGATGCCGACCTGGAACTAGCCTCTGAAAATGCCATGAAATCGAGAATGGTGAATACCGGGCAAAGTTGTATTGCTGCCAAGCGTTTTATAGTTGTAGAAATTATAGCCGATGCTTTTCTGGAGAAGATGAAGCAGAAAATGGCCGCACTTAAAACTGGAGACCCGCTTAAAGATGACTGCGATTATGGCCCGATGGCCCGTCCAGACCTGGCAGAAGAACTGGAAGAACAGGTAAACAGATCAGTAGAAAAAGGAGCTGAAGTTGTGTTAGATGGCGGCCGTGAAGGCAAAGACAGTGCATATTTTAAACCGATGATCCTGAAGAATGTGAAGCCCGGCATGCCTGCTTACGAAGAAGAAATGTTTGGACCCGTAGCCGCTTTTATAGTTGCCAAAGACGAAGAGGATGCCATCCGGATTGCCAACGATTCCCGCTTTGGCCTGGCCGGCTCTGTCTGGACAAAAGATCAGGAACGTGGCTTAAAAGTGGCCCGACAGGTTGAATCAGGTGCGGTTTTCGTAAACGCCATGGTTGCTTCTTCGCCTGAAATGCCGTTCGGAGGTATAAAAAAATCCGGCTACGGTCGTGAGTTATCTTACGTCGGCATCCGCGAATTTGTAAACCAGAAAAGCATCTGGGTAGGCGCTGGCCCAAGTAACAAGCAGGGAGACTAG
- a CDS encoding arsenosugar biosynthesis-associated peroxidase-like protein → MEKTYYDPADLKKFGDVTKLQPEMGNKFFDYYGEVFKEGALTAREKALIALAVSHAVQCPYCIDAYTSDCLQKGADENQMMEAVHVAAAIKGGAALVHGVQMMNKIKELTM, encoded by the coding sequence ATGGAAAAAACCTATTACGACCCGGCCGACCTTAAAAAGTTTGGAGACGTTACGAAGCTGCAGCCTGAAATGGGCAACAAGTTTTTTGATTACTACGGCGAAGTTTTTAAAGAAGGCGCTTTAACTGCCCGTGAAAAAGCTTTGATTGCGCTGGCTGTATCGCATGCGGTGCAGTGCCCGTATTGCATTGATGCCTATACTTCGGATTGTTTGCAGAAAGGCGCTGACGAGAACCAGATGATGGAAGCTGTGCATGTGGCGGCAGCTATAAAGGGCGGTGCGGCATTGGTGCACGGCGTGCAGATGATGAACAAGATCAAGGAACTTACGATGTAA
- the arsS gene encoding arsenosugar biosynthesis radical SAM (seleno)protein ArsS (Some members of this family are selenoproteins.), whose amino-acid sequence MALTATSLHRQKHELSEPAYQLTVLQQGTQFPEFAAKLQQHELYPLKPTSVTVLQVNVGKMCNQTCRHCHVDAGPDRKEIMTRETMQLCLDALVNSPEITTVDITGGAPEMNPEFRWFVEELSKLGKQIIVRCNLTIILANKKYHDLPLFFKEHKVQVVSSLPYFAASRTDAQRGDGVFDKSIKALQLLNEVGFGREDSGLQLDLVYNPSGAFLPAAQQSLEAEFKRRLKSGYDIDFNNLFCITNLPISRYLEYLLQSGNYESYMEKLVDAFNPAAAANVMCRNTISVGWDGNLYDCDFNQMLELRVASSAPQHIRDFNLQSLNNRNIVLNQHCYGCTAGAGSSCGGQTVA is encoded by the coding sequence ATGGCGCTTACCGCTACATCGCTTCACAGGCAGAAACACGAATTATCGGAACCGGCTTACCAGCTTACGGTGCTGCAACAGGGTACACAGTTTCCTGAGTTTGCTGCGAAGTTGCAGCAGCATGAACTGTACCCTTTAAAGCCAACAAGTGTCACGGTTTTGCAGGTTAATGTGGGGAAGATGTGTAACCAGACATGTCGCCATTGCCATGTAGATGCCGGCCCGGACCGCAAAGAGATCATGACCCGCGAAACGATGCAGCTTTGCCTGGATGCGCTGGTAAATTCACCTGAAATAACAACGGTAGATATTACTGGCGGCGCCCCGGAAATGAACCCCGAGTTTAGGTGGTTTGTAGAAGAACTCTCGAAGCTGGGAAAGCAAATTATAGTGCGCTGCAACCTGACCATTATACTTGCCAACAAAAAGTACCACGATCTGCCTTTGTTCTTTAAAGAGCATAAAGTGCAGGTGGTGTCATCGTTGCCGTACTTTGCTGCCAGCCGCACCGATGCACAACGCGGCGATGGGGTGTTTGACAAATCGATAAAAGCGCTGCAACTGTTAAACGAAGTGGGCTTTGGAAGGGAAGATTCTGGTTTGCAACTGGACCTGGTCTATAATCCATCAGGTGCATTTTTACCGGCAGCACAGCAATCTCTGGAAGCTGAATTTAAACGCAGGCTGAAGTCCGGTTACGACATCGATTTCAACAACCTTTTCTGCATTACCAATCTGCCGATAAGCCGTTACTTGGAGTATTTGCTGCAAAGCGGAAACTATGAAAGTTACATGGAAAAGCTGGTAGATGCTTTTAACCCTGCAGCCGCTGCCAATGTAATGTGTCGCAACACGATCTCGGTAGGGTGGGATGGCAACCTGTATGACTGCGACTTTAACCAAATGCTGGAGCTTCGCGTAGCATCATCTGCACCGCAACATATCCGCGATTTTAACTTACAAAGCCTGAACAACCGCAACATCGTTTTAAACCAGCATTGCTATGGGTGCACGGCAGGTGCCGGTTCCAGTTGCGGCGGACAAACTGTGGCTTAA
- a CDS encoding rhodanese-like domain-containing protein codes for MPKRILFILVVLAASIFFTDLGKNYAYSLITSTVSNQAVPNIDPEDLYALEQPYVLLDLRTPEEYEISHLKGTRFVNYNTFQVDDLADIPKDAKLILYCAVGVRSSKAGVALQEAGYTNVLNLRGGIFNWVNKGFPVFDAKGQTERIHAYSRFWGFWLTKGDKVYGQ; via the coding sequence ATGCCAAAAAGAATACTTTTTATACTTGTGGTTTTAGCGGCAAGTATATTTTTTACTGATCTGGGGAAGAACTATGCTTATAGTTTGATAACAAGTACTGTTTCCAACCAGGCTGTACCCAACATCGATCCCGAAGATCTGTATGCCTTGGAACAACCTTATGTACTGCTTGATTTGCGCACACCCGAGGAGTATGAAATTAGCCACTTGAAGGGTACAAGGTTTGTTAACTATAACACATTTCAGGTTGATGATTTGGCTGATATTCCGAAAGATGCTAAGCTTATACTTTATTGTGCAGTTGGAGTACGCAGCTCTAAAGCAGGCGTAGCATTACAAGAGGCCGGTTATACAAATGTGTTAAACCTGCGGGGCGGTATCTTTAACTGGGTTAATAAAGGTTTTCCGGTTTTTGATGCCAAAGGACAAACAGAACGTATACATGCGTATTCCAGATTCTGGGGATTCTGGTTAACAAAAGGAGACAAAGTATATGGACAATAA
- a CDS encoding TIGR04282 family arsenosugar biosynthesis glycosyltransferase has translation MDNKGLLLLFVRAPELGKVKTRLAEAVGPEVALEIYIHLLQHTRQITEKLDAAKAVYFADNIVDDSMWPKEIYQHNLQAEGDLGQKMQTAFEDAFAAGYTSVVIIGSDCKQLTQEIIEQAFDVLKTHEIVIGPALDGGYYLLGMNKLYPELFQNKTWSTATVFAETIYDVERLHLSHKLLPELSDVDHVEDVDFDWLADS, from the coding sequence ATGGACAATAAAGGACTGCTGCTGCTGTTTGTTCGTGCCCCTGAACTAGGTAAAGTAAAAACGCGCCTAGCAGAAGCTGTTGGCCCGGAAGTAGCACTTGAAATTTATATCCATTTGCTGCAACATACCCGCCAGATAACTGAAAAGTTAGATGCTGCAAAAGCCGTATACTTTGCTGATAACATTGTAGATGATAGCATGTGGCCGAAAGAAATTTACCAGCACAACCTACAAGCCGAAGGCGACCTTGGCCAGAAAATGCAGACTGCTTTTGAAGATGCTTTTGCGGCAGGCTATACTTCTGTAGTTATTATCGGCAGCGACTGCAAACAGCTTACCCAGGAAATAATAGAACAGGCATTTGATGTCCTGAAAACTCATGAGATAGTAATTGGGCCAGCGCTAGACGGCGGCTATTATTTATTGGGCATGAACAAACTATACCCGGAGTTATTTCAGAATAAAACGTGGAGCACAGCCACCGTTTTTGCTGAAACCATATATGATGTGGAGCGGCTGCACCTGTCGCATAAACTGTTGCCAGAGCTATCGGATGTAGACCACGTAGAGGATGTGGATTTCGACTGGCTGGCAGATTCCTGA